The DNA window actttaatttcatttgaatttcattttaatgttttttattttctctttaggttaaaaaaatgttcaaacctGGTGGTAACTTCACAGAACATCTGGACGCTGAGTGTTCTGTTGATCCACACTTGAAACATATACCAGTTCCTTGCTCAATGTCCCTTTTCGCCTCTGGACAATCAGACATTAGGTGACCTGATCCTCGACAATTGTAGCATACCTACAATGATTCTCAAAATGTTCAGTACTATTCAAAGTGACCAAAAAATACAAGTCTTGTTTCCAAACTTATTAAGTATTTACTTCCTGATTGCAATAATATATTCAGTGAGTTTACATAAATTGAGACATGTATACCAATTCATCTTGTTTCTTCTGAATTCTTTTCACCCTTCTATCTTCGCTTCTTTTGACTTTCTTGTAAGCCTCTTGTAACTGTAACTCTGTCGTTTTCTTTTGTGAAAGATTTCTCAGACGCGACTCCAAACTTGTTGGTTTATCACTTTGTTCACCAGAAACCTTACTATGATGCGCCACATCCTCAGTCTGTTCAACTTTCTGTTTAACAGCTTTGccacttttgtttttctttggacttttctgtaacttttttgtttttatcttttctttcttgCTTTTTTTGTCGTCCTTCTTTAGCTCATTCCACTCCGACGCATCCAGTGGTCTTTTCCTGTTTCCATCAGAAGCACGCGCAAATCGagtcattttaacatttatatcaaatcagaaattagtttaaaatataAGGGCTACTTTTAATAATTAAGAACAGCAAAGTCTTTAAAGAAAATGGACCAAAATCGAACAAAAACATGTGTCGAGTCCAGTGTAATTTGCAAAATTCATATAGGATATGCTATTGTGTAGACTAAAATTAAAGCCTTTTCAATATTTCGTATATTTCCGGAAAATTACTCGAAATGATTTTGAAAGCCACCAAACCTTTTGCAAGTTTAAATGGCATACAAcacatattttcaatttatacaATAACTACATGTGATATATAAACGACCAAATCACAGTTATAGATCGAATGAAAGGAATGACCTTTATCAGTTCTATgatgaaatttaacatagatacTGGGTATGAACatatataactttaaaaataaaatcctggttcatacatgtactttcattcATTGCATTTATCTTTCACTCTAGTATACCCTTTATTTCTCGAAATTCAAGTAGAATCCCACTTTTACAAGTGGTGGCGTGTTTCATCGTCGGTAACCCAGGGTCGATCTCGCTTCTAGCTCTTACCGCTCGGTCCTCTCTTATCAGCTTATACTAGTACTATAAGAGCAGCGAGACCGACCGTGAGTTTGTTCGCTAAATGAAATGAATGTAAATCTACCCCCAACATCTTTGTACAACTTTATGTGACTGGAATTACTTGTTGCAGGCCTAATTAAGTTTGAAATTTCTTCACTTAATTACGAACTGCACGTTTATACCCAGTTTTTACTTCAAAACcgaaattctattttaaaactgataaATTACCTGGTGCCTTTAATTTCATCTTTGGACCAACGTTTTGCGAAAAGGGTCTGTAAAACTTAACTAGCTAacaacacccccctcccccccaaaaaaacccaaaaagcaaccaaaaaaaaaaaaaaaaaaaaaaaaaaaaaattccccacCAGAAACTCCCcgacaacaacaacattttattctaataaatgATCTCTCTTTTATTTGACAACACAACCGACCAAAGTCGACCAATGTTAGGAACACAATATAAGAACAACTGTGTAGGATTTTTGACATTAGAATAGAACAGGTTTGACGTTCATAGCACTCTTGACGGCCACTGTCACTTCTCTGACAAGTCACAGATTTGCTCCGTTTTTCACCAATTTCACCTCCGACTCTTCCTTAGTTGTCAAGTTAATATGCAAACTCTTGGACATCACAACCCTGTAACTATATAAATCATTTCGTAAAAAAACGGTCACAGAGAAGCAAACTTTAACTTTTAGAATaatttatattacaataaatttgttataatttttttaagagttCGAATTCAGTTCTGGTTATTtataactagactttgacccgtgcgaacacgggttgacattgcatatgatatcggacatttacaaaacatatacatcgacacaccgtattgacATTTATAttactacactctgcttagttagaataatctagctgtgtctcgggacaggcctttaCGACAGTTAAAATGcatcccatatacccgtaatgttgcaaaaaattgcagaatcgctcctacacgattttggagaaa is part of the Crassostrea angulata isolate pt1a10 chromosome 3, ASM2561291v2, whole genome shotgun sequence genome and encodes:
- the LOC128176231 gene encoding zinc finger CCHC domain-containing protein 9-like, whose product is MTRFARASDGNRKRPLDASEWNELKKDDKKSKKEKIKTKKLQKSPKKNKSGKAVKQKVEQTEDVAHHSKVSGEQSDKPTSLESRLRNLSQKKTTELQLQEAYKKVKRSEDRRVKRIQKKQDELVCYNCRGSGHLMSDCPEAKRDIEQGTGICFKCGSTEHSASRCSVKLPPGKFPYAKCFICGETGHLSKQCPDNPKGLYPMGGCCKICESVEHYQRDCPELQSQQGVKSYCLPTMTAHSSVDAEVDFEEAKLKPVVKKKQGPKTVVF